The following are from one region of the Methanospirillum hungatei genome:
- a CDS encoding winged helix-turn-helix transcriptional regulator produces the protein MNENDPGYTILKNKRDVTRFQILVDIAAHQPAIRQQEIAAGLGVTPQAISDYVRELTDEGMLKAPGRGRYEVTREGVEWILHHAEVLESYARHIRNDVIKQVSVWTAIAAENLTIGDSVGVYMKNGLLYASKQPQSANGMVVSDTPKGEDAGVSGLEGIITHRESTVFVCKVPRVERGGSRKVRLDALKEVINRVTVVACVGLEAWVSLKKIDRVPDLYYGSREGAVEAALHGIPCAIVIVDEFFTDFLKQLEQADLTYEIHDLVSS, from the coding sequence ATGAATGAAAATGATCCAGGATACACCATCCTGAAAAATAAGCGTGATGTCACCAGGTTTCAAATCTTGGTAGATATCGCAGCCCATCAGCCTGCAATACGACAACAGGAGATTGCAGCAGGTCTAGGCGTCACCCCTCAGGCTATTTCCGATTATGTACGGGAATTAACAGATGAGGGAATGCTAAAAGCACCCGGGCGAGGTAGATATGAAGTCACAAGGGAGGGTGTTGAATGGATTCTGCATCATGCTGAGGTTCTTGAATCATATGCACGCCACATAAGAAATGATGTAATTAAGCAGGTCTCTGTATGGACAGCCATTGCTGCTGAAAATCTGACAATAGGAGATTCTGTTGGGGTATACATGAAAAATGGTCTGTTGTATGCCTCAAAACAACCACAGTCAGCAAATGGTATGGTAGTGTCCGACACTCCTAAGGGTGAGGACGCCGGGGTATCTGGTCTTGAAGGAATCATCACCCATCGTGAATCAACTGTTTTTGTATGTAAGGTTCCAAGGGTAGAACGGGGTGGTTCACGCAAGGTCAGATTAGATGCTCTGAAAGAGGTTATCAACAGGGTGACAGTTGTTGCTTGTGTTGGTCTTGAAGCATGGGTATCCCTGAAAAAAATTGACAGAGTTCCGGATCTATATTATGGTTCACGGGAAGGAGCGGTTGAGGCAGCTCTTCATGGAATTCCGTGTGCTATTGTAATTGTTGATGAATTTTTTACAGACTTTTTGAAACAGCTTGAACAGGCGGATCTCACGTATGAGATCCATGACCTGGTGTCTTCATGA
- a CDS encoding DEAD/DEAH box helicase codes for MKAIIQPTKKYYRILYIDTHHIRITGMLELVDTPKGIRPVKYRIRHTKSGGYRNTPSKDLITHLRRARVYLTGRDKPFESFLQDLQISFAFVSLCRFCLMDDRITELDKKNTVGFGENEQICMDCARKELRRELVHMGRLGRSALSHLDELLEKYRSVDRVLATIEPDRLTVGHTMYDRLEAHPVVQTSRIEELPFPHEFVTACGVESLMPVQQLAVEAGLLYGKDLLVVSATASGKTFIGEMAGLKNYLERRSRVLFLVPLVALAYQKYERFSQKYGHLTDVSIITGTSRIAVKENRRAANRNRDGGIIVATYEGVDHLMRLGESFTNVGTVVIDEVQMLEDRDRGHRVDGLIARMKYSSPKAQFLYLSATIGHPKLLAGKLNSKLVRYDDRPVTLERYLIFSEREQKLPTERTLVAEEYNRISDKGYHGQTIIFTNSRARCHIIAEKIGDGVAPYHAGLTQSERRLVEEKFEKGQLRAVVTTAALAAGVDFPASQVIFDSLAMGIEWLTVQEFQQMSGRAGRPDFHDLGKVVLLAEPGASYIRGSRLTEEEVAMGLLKGEMGEVAPQYTLEQSSELYVANAVISKGSQSAIDKIEGNLVGESEPVEELLLDKNFVYKENGDIRLTPLARVMAEHFIGVERLSRIIRLVNDMKDPLDILADLECATDEEAAKDKKHKNNLEDDTSKKKKKRRGRRVKRK; via the coding sequence ATGAAGGCGATAATTCAGCCGACAAAAAAATATTACCGGATTTTATATATTGACACTCATCACATCCGGATTACCGGGATGCTTGAACTTGTTGATACCCCAAAAGGGATCAGACCAGTAAAGTACCGGATCAGGCACACAAAAAGTGGTGGGTATCGCAACACTCCCAGCAAGGATCTCATTACCCATTTACGACGGGCTCGGGTTTACCTGACTGGACGAGATAAACCATTTGAGTCATTCCTGCAGGATCTTCAGATTTCATTTGCCTTTGTCTCATTATGCAGATTTTGTCTGATGGATGACCGGATAACGGAACTTGATAAAAAAAATACTGTAGGATTTGGGGAAAATGAGCAGATTTGTATGGACTGTGCGAGGAAAGAGCTTCGTAGAGAACTGGTTCACATGGGCCGTCTTGGCCGATCTGCACTCTCTCATTTAGACGAACTTTTAGAAAAGTACCGAAGTGTTGACAGAGTTTTAGCGACGATTGAACCAGACCGGCTAACGGTTGGACATACAATGTATGACCGCCTTGAAGCTCACCCTGTAGTGCAGACCAGTAGGATTGAGGAACTACCATTTCCCCATGAGTTTGTGACTGCCTGTGGTGTTGAATCACTTATGCCAGTTCAACAACTGGCTGTAGAAGCCGGACTCTTATATGGAAAAGACCTGCTTGTTGTTTCTGCAACCGCGAGTGGTAAGACATTCATCGGTGAGATGGCCGGTCTAAAAAATTATTTGGAAAGACGAAGTCGCGTTCTTTTCCTGGTCCCTCTGGTTGCCCTTGCATATCAAAAATATGAACGTTTCTCTCAAAAATACGGGCATTTAACCGATGTATCTATTATTACCGGTACAAGTCGCATAGCTGTTAAGGAAAACCGGAGAGCTGCCAACAGGAACCGGGATGGTGGAATTATTGTTGCTACATATGAGGGTGTGGATCATCTCATGCGCCTCGGCGAGTCCTTTACCAATGTTGGGACGGTTGTTATCGATGAAGTGCAGATGCTTGAGGATCGCGACCGTGGTCACCGGGTCGATGGTTTAATAGCCCGCATGAAATATTCTTCACCAAAAGCTCAGTTCTTGTATCTGAGCGCGACGATTGGACATCCGAAATTACTTGCAGGCAAGTTAAATTCTAAACTTGTCAGGTATGATGATCGTCCTGTAACTCTCGAACGCTATCTGATCTTTTCTGAACGAGAACAGAAGCTTCCAACCGAACGGACCTTAGTTGCAGAAGAGTATAATCGAATATCTGATAAGGGCTACCATGGACAGACTATAATATTCACCAATTCCCGGGCCCGGTGTCATATTATTGCTGAGAAGATTGGTGATGGTGTTGCGCCATATCATGCCGGTCTTACTCAGTCAGAACGACGTCTGGTTGAAGAAAAGTTCGAAAAAGGACAACTTCGTGCCGTCGTTACAACTGCAGCACTTGCAGCGGGTGTGGATTTTCCAGCATCCCAGGTAATTTTTGATTCCTTGGCGATGGGGATAGAATGGCTTACCGTTCAGGAATTTCAGCAGATGTCAGGTCGAGCCGGAAGACCTGATTTTCATGACCTTGGAAAGGTTGTACTTCTTGCAGAGCCCGGAGCCAGTTATATAAGGGGGTCCCGACTTACTGAAGAAGAAGTTGCAATGGGTCTTTTGAAAGGGGAAATGGGTGAAGTCGCTCCTCAATACACTCTGGAACAGAGTTCTGAGCTCTATGTAGCTAATGCGGTTATCTCGAAAGGCAGTCAGAGTGCAATAGATAAAATTGAGGGAAACCTGGTTGGTGAATCTGAACCTGTTGAAGAACTTTTGCTTGACAAAAATTTTGTCTATAAGGAGAATGGAGATATCCGTCTCACGCCCCTTGCACGAGTGATGGCTGAGCATTTCATTGGTGTTGAGAGGTTATCACGCATCATCCGGCTGGTAAATGATATGAAAGATCCTCTGGATATTCTGGCCGATCTCGAGTGCGCAACTGATGAAGAAGCAGCCAAAGATAAAAAGCATAAAAATAATCTGGAAGACGATACTTCCAAGAAAAAGAAAAAGCGCCGGGGAAGAAGGGTAAAGCGAAAATAA
- a CDS encoding ArsR family transcriptional regulator, producing the protein MTGHVRIVNDPVELVPLFVVFNNTHYKKILELLNKNWMTPTELSDVVGAEYVRDGLLLLRKGNLIEEKWRMPEPGKKPEKEYRANYSKVRANFQCNFSDLGDLLAIAFTNGDDLRMKGDSVEAELSRGNSSISDIARKFGVSPVFIKGIAKRIPHLDVKGQGLVVLNE; encoded by the coding sequence TTGACGGGTCATGTGCGGATTGTGAATGATCCGGTAGAACTGGTTCCCCTTTTCGTGGTATTTAATAATACCCATTATAAGAAAATTCTCGAACTCCTGAATAAAAATTGGATGACCCCAACGGAGCTGAGTGACGTTGTCGGAGCAGAATATGTCAGAGATGGGCTACTTCTTCTTCGAAAAGGGAATCTCATTGAGGAGAAATGGAGAATGCCCGAACCAGGGAAAAAACCGGAGAAGGAATACCGGGCTAATTATAGTAAGGTCCGTGCTAACTTCCAGTGTAACTTTTCAGATCTTGGGGATCTTCTTGCCATCGCATTTACGAACGGGGATGATCTCAGGATGAAAGGTGACAGTGTGGAAGCTGAATTATCCAGAGGGAATAGTTCGATTAGTGATATTGCCAGAAAGTTCGGAGTATCACCAGTGTTTATTAAAGGAATTGCAAAGAGAATTCCACATCTTGATGTGAAAGGTCAGGGACTGGTCGTTTTGAATGAATGA
- the hypF gene encoding carbamoyltransferase HypF, with the protein MPKQGYIIIRGIVQGVGFRPFVYARAIAHSIHGSVWNTGSEVRINAWGDKFDDFIEDLKRGTPLSIIDSIEIHPLSGSPPDSFSILKSHDGIRTGLIPPDIATCPECVHDIFTQGGRYEGYFATSCVNCGPRYSIIKTLPYDRERTAMDIFPPCLECSDEYSDPSCRRHHAQTIACELCGPVLMLHTGDRQVINVSNPIQRTAELLEQGNIVAIRGIGGFHIACIGESSKELKNRLGRTEQPFAIMARKEWIKKETMISHEEEEMLQSEISPIVILDKKNSRAHDHISSLHTLGCMVPYTGLHHLLFSHLKAPYLIMTSANAPGYPMITTLNDAFVKLTGIVDYYLTHTRDIVNRCDDSVIRNGYIIRLSRGFAPKRTKIFLGEKAILGTGPELNSTVTLYTHGFCITSPHIGNVRNPGTYGYLKETIACLRDLMQPDISIIAHDLHPQFLSTRYAKELSEVTDAVLIPVQHHQAHIAATCQEECIGIAIDGVGYGSDGTIWGGEIFEGAAPEYNRVGHLMPVLMPGGDLATTWPERMLYGILPDEKTKELLLTRTWTEQDLSILEKQVSRRFNTAITTSTGRVLDAAAALLGICRKKTYDGEPAMKLESAAFGSSPDTWEIPLTRIGEAQVLDTQSLLKKARDLYLQNPFDTSAIKQIAASFQYNLARGIATIACNAGAGAGINTIALSGGVAYNEMIRKTIGDVAQQNGYTLIINHDMPLGDGCISFGQCVFAGKKDNL; encoded by the coding sequence ATGCCAAAACAGGGCTATATAATAATACGGGGAATTGTTCAGGGCGTAGGATTTCGACCATTTGTATATGCCCGGGCGATTGCGCATAGCATTCATGGATCAGTCTGGAACACCGGATCAGAGGTCCGCATAAATGCATGGGGGGATAAGTTTGACGATTTCATAGAAGACTTGAAACGAGGAACCCCCCTTTCCATTATCGATTCAATAGAAATTCATCCATTGTCTGGATCACCCCCAGACTCATTTTCTATTCTAAAGTCGCATGACGGCATACGAACAGGTCTCATTCCACCGGATATTGCCACCTGCCCGGAGTGTGTGCATGATATCTTTACTCAAGGAGGGAGATATGAAGGATATTTTGCAACATCATGTGTAAATTGCGGACCAAGATATTCCATCATCAAAACTCTTCCATATGACCGGGAAAGAACAGCAATGGATATTTTTCCACCCTGTCTGGAATGCTCAGATGAATACAGTGATCCCTCCTGTAGACGACATCATGCACAGACAATCGCCTGCGAATTATGTGGACCGGTTCTTATGCTACATACAGGTGATCGTCAGGTAATCAATGTAAGTAATCCAATCCAAAGGACTGCAGAACTCCTTGAACAGGGTAATATTGTTGCTATCAGGGGAATTGGGGGATTCCATATCGCCTGTATTGGAGAGAGCTCAAAAGAGTTAAAAAACCGGCTCGGAAGAACAGAACAACCCTTTGCCATAATGGCCCGGAAAGAGTGGATAAAAAAGGAAACGATGATCTCACATGAAGAGGAAGAAATGCTTCAAAGTGAGATCTCACCAATAGTTATCCTTGATAAAAAAAACTCACGAGCGCATGACCATATCAGCAGCCTCCATACCCTTGGCTGCATGGTTCCCTATACCGGTCTTCACCATCTTTTATTCAGCCATCTAAAGGCTCCATATCTCATCATGACCAGTGCCAATGCACCAGGTTACCCCATGATAACTACTCTGAATGATGCATTCGTAAAGTTAACCGGTATTGTTGATTATTACCTGACTCACACCCGCGATATTGTTAACCGGTGTGATGATTCAGTAATCAGAAATGGATACATTATACGATTGTCACGTGGATTTGCACCCAAAAGAACTAAGATTTTTCTTGGGGAAAAAGCAATACTCGGGACTGGTCCTGAACTTAATTCAACGGTGACTCTGTATACACATGGGTTTTGTATTACTTCTCCTCATATTGGAAATGTCAGAAATCCTGGAACATATGGATATTTGAAAGAGACCATTGCATGTCTTCGGGATCTTATGCAACCTGATATTTCCATAATAGCACATGATCTGCATCCTCAGTTCCTCTCAACCAGGTATGCAAAAGAACTTAGTGAGGTAACTGATGCTGTTTTAATTCCTGTTCAACATCATCAGGCACATATTGCAGCAACCTGTCAGGAAGAATGTATCGGAATAGCGATTGATGGTGTTGGGTATGGATCAGACGGAACTATCTGGGGCGGCGAGATCTTTGAAGGAGCTGCCCCAGAATACAATCGTGTCGGACATTTAATGCCGGTACTTATGCCTGGAGGGGATCTTGCGACAACCTGGCCGGAGAGGATGCTATATGGTATTCTCCCGGATGAAAAAACCAAAGAATTGTTGTTAACACGAACATGGACTGAGCAGGATCTCTCAATTCTTGAAAAACAAGTCTCAAGAAGGTTTAATACAGCAATTACAACCAGCACCGGAAGAGTCCTCGATGCAGCAGCTGCTCTTCTTGGTATCTGTAGAAAAAAGACATATGACGGAGAACCTGCAATGAAACTAGAATCTGCTGCTTTTGGATCTTCTCCTGATACATGGGAAATTCCGTTAACCAGAATCGGTGAAGCTCAGGTACTTGACACACAGAGCCTTCTGAAAAAAGCAAGGGACTTATATTTACAAAATCCGTTTGATACCAGTGCAATAAAGCAGATTGCAGCATCTTTCCAATATAATCTAGCCAGAGGAATCGCAACCATCGCTTGTAATGCCGGGGCAGGTGCAGGAATTAATACCATTGCACTGTCTGGAGGAGTTGCTTATAATGAAATGATCCGAAAGACTATTGGGGATGTTGCTCAGCAAAATGGATACACTCTCATAATAAACCATGACATGCCACTGGGTGACGGATGCATATCATTCGGCCAATGTGTTTTTGCAGGGAAAAAAGATAATTTATGA
- a CDS encoding P-II family nitrogen regulator, with the protein MKLVKAIIKPERLDAVKSALEEAGFFGMTITEVQGRGEQKGISLQYRGGTIEVDLIPKIEMEIVVKAEKVPQVIEAVKKGAYTGKIGDGRIFVLPIEESIKIRTGEVIRE; encoded by the coding sequence ATGAAACTCGTAAAAGCTATCATCAAACCAGAAAGACTGGATGCGGTAAAATCTGCCTTAGAAGAGGCTGGATTTTTCGGCATGACAATTACTGAAGTGCAGGGTCGTGGAGAACAAAAAGGAATTAGCCTGCAATATCGTGGAGGAACGATAGAAGTTGATCTTATTCCCAAAATTGAGATGGAGATTGTAGTAAAAGCTGAAAAAGTCCCACAGGTTATTGAAGCTGTTAAAAAAGGAGCTTATACTGGAAAGATTGGTGATGGCAGAATTTTTGTTCTCCCCATTGAAGAATCTATTAAAATCAGGACCGGAGAAGTAATTCGGGAATAA
- a CDS encoding KEOPS complex subunit Pcc1, whose protein sequence is MKIEGIIKTCHAQSECIAGSVAADNLSEMSTTAEGNYVITRFCSTKTRSVIASMDDYLMNIIVAEEVCESPAQTGKISGEKGIINPD, encoded by the coding sequence ATGAAGATTGAAGGTATAATAAAGACCTGCCATGCACAGTCAGAATGTATTGCCGGATCGGTTGCAGCAGATAATCTGTCGGAGATGTCAACGACTGCAGAAGGTAATTATGTTATTACCCGATTCTGTAGCACAAAAACCAGATCTGTTATCGCTTCAATGGACGATTACCTCATGAATATCATCGTAGCTGAAGAAGTATGTGAAAGCCCTGCGCAAACTGGGAAAATTTCAGGAGAAAAGGGCATTATAAATCCGGATTGA
- the serS gene encoding serine--tRNA ligase: MLDIRFIRANPDIVKADLRKRNDLDKITWVDDLIAQDIRHRELIGLTNELRHRRNSISYDINRAKKAGEDARSLITEAANLPKRIKENEAEMEEISAKIRNYLMRLPNILHESVPVGKDDSANVEVTKVGTPRNFDFDLKNHGQLAADNNWADFERATKTSGAGFYFLKGNLVLLDLALQRFSLDLLMEKGYIPVIPPYMINRKSYEEVTDLDDFEKVMYKIEDDDAYLIATSEHPMAAMYQDEIFEEKDLPLKLAGLSPCFRREIGSHGLDTKGLFRVHQFHKVEQFVYCHPDDSWTIHEELRENAEEIFQKLEIPYRLVNICTGDIGTVAAKKYDIEAWMPRENEYREVVSCSNCTTYQAVRLNIKVRDKEDFESKQYVHTLNSTAIATSRAMRAILENNQQEDGSVLIPKVLRPYIHNKEFL, encoded by the coding sequence ATGCTAGATATACGATTCATTCGCGCTAATCCTGATATCGTGAAAGCAGATCTCAGGAAAAGAAATGATTTAGATAAAATAACTTGGGTTGATGACCTGATAGCGCAGGATATTCGTCACCGTGAACTTATTGGGCTAACGAATGAACTGCGTCATAGAAGAAATTCTATCTCCTATGATATTAACCGGGCAAAAAAGGCTGGAGAAGATGCACGTTCACTCATCACCGAAGCAGCAAATCTGCCAAAACGCATTAAAGAAAATGAAGCTGAAATGGAAGAGATATCAGCAAAAATCCGGAATTATCTGATGCGGCTGCCGAACATCCTTCATGAGAGTGTCCCTGTTGGAAAAGATGATTCAGCAAATGTTGAAGTAACGAAAGTAGGCACTCCACGAAATTTTGATTTCGACCTGAAAAATCATGGACAGCTTGCAGCAGATAATAATTGGGCAGACTTTGAACGGGCAACAAAAACCTCGGGTGCCGGATTTTACTTCCTGAAAGGAAACCTGGTGTTGCTCGATCTCGCTCTTCAGCGCTTTTCCCTTGATCTTCTGATGGAGAAAGGATACATTCCGGTTATCCCTCCGTACATGATCAACCGAAAATCTTACGAGGAAGTTACAGATCTTGACGATTTTGAAAAGGTCATGTATAAAATTGAGGATGATGATGCATACCTGATTGCTACCAGCGAACATCCTATGGCTGCAATGTACCAGGATGAAATATTTGAAGAAAAGGATCTTCCTCTCAAACTTGCTGGACTATCCCCCTGTTTTAGAAGAGAGATTGGATCACATGGATTGGATACCAAAGGTCTTTTCCGCGTCCATCAGTTCCATAAGGTAGAACAATTTGTTTACTGCCATCCGGATGATTCCTGGACAATACACGAAGAACTCCGGGAGAATGCAGAAGAAATATTCCAAAAACTCGAGATACCATATCGTCTGGTAAACATCTGTACTGGAGATATTGGAACTGTTGCAGCGAAAAAATATGACATCGAGGCCTGGATGCCAAGAGAGAATGAATATCGGGAAGTTGTTTCATGTTCCAACTGTACGACGTATCAAGCAGTCAGGCTGAACATAAAGGTAAGAGATAAGGAAGATTTTGAGTCCAAACAATATGTTCATACTCTCAACTCGACAGCAATTGCTACATCTCGGGCAATGCGGGCAATTCTTGAAAATAATCAGCAGGAAGATGGATCCGTGTTAATACCAAAGGTATTACGGCCGTATATCCATAATAAGGAATTTCTCTGA
- a CDS encoding single-stranded-DNA-specific exonuclease RecJ — protein sequence MSIDTAAKDLANELLRQRYVEVLCHHDADGIAAGSIMAMALYRASIPFRLRITHRLSENDLPKTKPLLLCDLGSGLAELPEDTMVIDHHLSFFEGPYHVNPRLDGIDGDKDLSAAGAAYLVANALGDNRDLAGLILLGIIGDNQTLTGKNQEIYREALGNGIISKKRGFTLPGRNPAEQIELATKPFLNGLSGSEEESKNLIQQVSSGDTLQTDLLCSLLVLQASEICQTETLSSIWGDVWVLEREVVEHAQDMAFVVDSCGKAGAGSTAVSLCLRSSKLTEKAFDVARSHRKALIHEMNQFLTIPSSDATTPVLCSNQHLASDLADTIFYNIPLSFPVIVAVKKEDGSCSCSIRSNPKKGINLGEVVHDIALEFGGHGGGHQSRAGATFDCEHLDKFVSGIAEVCGS from the coding sequence ATGTCCATTGATACTGCTGCAAAAGATCTTGCAAATGAGTTATTAAGACAGAGATACGTTGAAGTGCTCTGTCACCATGATGCAGATGGTATTGCAGCAGGATCGATCATGGCAATGGCACTATACCGTGCCAGCATCCCATTCAGACTCCGGATAACCCATCGGTTATCTGAAAACGACCTCCCGAAAACAAAGCCTCTTTTATTATGTGATCTTGGATCAGGTCTTGCAGAACTGCCTGAGGATACTATGGTCATTGATCATCATCTGTCATTTTTTGAGGGGCCATACCATGTCAATCCAAGACTTGACGGAATCGATGGTGATAAGGATTTAAGTGCAGCAGGTGCTGCCTATCTTGTTGCAAATGCCCTGGGAGATAACAGAGATCTTGCAGGTCTCATCCTTCTTGGGATTATCGGGGACAATCAGACTCTTACCGGAAAAAACCAGGAAATTTACCGTGAAGCCCTTGGAAACGGGATAATCAGTAAAAAAAGAGGCTTTACTCTTCCTGGCAGAAATCCAGCCGAACAAATAGAGCTTGCAACAAAACCCTTTCTCAACGGATTGTCAGGATCAGAAGAAGAGTCTAAAAACCTGATCCAACAGGTTTCATCAGGAGATACCCTCCAGACAGATCTCCTCTGTTCACTCCTGGTTCTTCAGGCTTCAGAAATCTGCCAGACAGAAACGTTGAGTTCTATATGGGGAGATGTATGGGTATTAGAGCGTGAAGTTGTTGAACACGCACAGGATATGGCATTTGTTGTTGATTCATGTGGAAAAGCAGGTGCAGGGAGTACAGCGGTATCCCTTTGTCTGCGTTCATCTAAATTGACTGAAAAAGCCTTTGATGTAGCACGATCACATCGAAAGGCCTTGATTCATGAGATGAACCAGTTTCTTACCATACCGTCATCAGATGCCACCACACCTGTTTTATGTTCAAATCAACATCTCGCCAGTGATCTTGCTGACACAATCTTCTATAATATCCCTCTTTCATTCCCTGTCATTGTCGCAGTGAAGAAAGAGGATGGCAGTTGTTCCTGTTCCATCAGATCAAATCCAAAAAAGGGAATAAATCTAGGAGAGGTAGTCCATGACATCGCTCTGGAATTTGGTGGTCATGGTGGAGGTCATCAGAGTCGGGCTGGAGCAACATTCGACTGTGAACATCTGGATAAATTCGTTTCAGGAATAGCAGAGGTTTGTGGGTCATGA
- a CDS encoding ammonium transporter → MTLDSGATAWILASTCLVMLMTPGVGLFYGGLVRRKNVISMVALAFLCYALVSVQWVFCGYSLAFGSDIGGFIGGLDYIGLAGIGMEATNLPIPDILFAAFQLVFAALTLAILTSGVAERIRLSAFVLFGLLWTTLVYDPLAHWAWGGGWAASLGALDFAGGTVVHISSGFGALAIALVIGKRMGFGESSMEPHNIPMTLLGAALLWFGWFGFNAGSAIAADGLASNAFMVTNTAAAAGALTWLLASSIRGKPSSVGMVSGAIAGLVGITPAAGFVDVPAALIIGAVAGLICYSALLWRLKRGFDESLDAWAIHGVGGLWGAIATGIFASVGKSGLLAGNVYQFGINTVDALIAAAYAFVVTYILALVIDKTIGLRVSEDEEYVGLDISQHGERARS, encoded by the coding sequence ATGACGCTAGATAGTGGTGCAACTGCGTGGATACTTGCCTCTACCTGCCTGGTCATGCTCATGACTCCGGGGGTCGGGCTGTTCTATGGAGGTTTGGTACGGAGGAAAAATGTCATCTCAATGGTGGCGTTAGCGTTCCTCTGTTATGCTCTCGTGAGTGTACAGTGGGTCTTTTGCGGATATTCACTCGCATTTGGCTCTGATATTGGAGGATTCATAGGTGGCCTTGATTATATTGGACTGGCTGGGATTGGGATGGAAGCAACAAATCTTCCTATACCGGATATCCTGTTTGCTGCGTTCCAACTGGTCTTTGCTGCCCTTACACTGGCAATCCTGACATCTGGTGTAGCTGAACGGATTCGTCTGTCAGCATTTGTATTGTTCGGATTACTTTGGACCACACTTGTCTATGATCCCCTGGCACACTGGGCCTGGGGTGGTGGCTGGGCAGCTTCCCTTGGAGCTCTGGACTTTGCAGGAGGAACAGTTGTTCATATCAGTTCAGGATTTGGTGCTCTGGCAATTGCCCTGGTGATTGGAAAGCGGATGGGCTTTGGAGAAAGTTCGATGGAACCTCATAACATTCCGATGACTCTGCTCGGTGCAGCGTTACTCTGGTTTGGATGGTTCGGATTTAATGCCGGAAGTGCAATTGCTGCCGATGGTCTGGCTTCAAATGCCTTTATGGTAACAAACACTGCCGCTGCAGCCGGAGCGCTTACGTGGCTTCTTGCAAGCAGCATTCGTGGTAAACCAAGTTCGGTTGGAATGGTATCTGGAGCTATTGCAGGGTTGGTCGGAATTACTCCTGCAGCTGGATTTGTTGATGTTCCGGCAGCCCTGATTATCGGTGCTGTTGCAGGTCTGATATGTTATAGTGCTCTGCTTTGGCGCCTTAAGAGAGGATTTGATGAGAGTCTTGATGCATGGGCCATCCACGGTGTTGGTGGTCTGTGGGGTGCAATCGCAACTGGAATATTCGCAAGTGTTGGAAAGAGTGGTCTTCTCGCTGGTAATGTATACCAGTTTGGCATCAACACAGTAGATGCACTCATTGCTGCGGCATATGCCTTTGTAGTGACCTATATTCTGGCACTTGTCATCGACAAAACAATCGGACTGCGTGTATCAGAAGATGAAGAATATGTGGGACTTGACATCTCCCAGCATGGAGAACGGGCCCGCTCATAA
- a CDS encoding 30S ribosomal protein S3ae: MAAKKPTGRRVDGWKAKSWYKVYSPDNVGKVYLGDTVADDPGKLIGRVMHAPLSELVNDYTKQNVKMKFAITNVAGDAAYTSFIGHELARDFIRSLVKRRTSRIDCVVNFVTKDGCKVRATVTCFTLTRADQSQQHEIRRILTEDVLVFGKENELGVFVNNIINGDLAKELFKKVKELHPVRRVEVIKTKVELPKSSA; encoded by the coding sequence ATGGCAGCGAAAAAACCAACTGGAAGAAGAGTTGACGGATGGAAAGCAAAATCCTGGTACAAAGTATATAGCCCTGACAATGTAGGGAAAGTATACCTTGGGGACACTGTGGCTGATGATCCTGGCAAACTGATTGGCCGGGTAATGCATGCACCACTTTCAGAACTAGTAAATGATTATACAAAGCAGAACGTGAAGATGAAATTCGCAATTACGAATGTTGCAGGTGATGCCGCATACACATCATTCATCGGTCATGAACTTGCGCGTGATTTCATCAGATCACTGGTAAAACGCCGGACCTCAAGAATTGACTGCGTGGTAAATTTTGTCACAAAGGATGGATGCAAAGTACGTGCAACAGTCACATGCTTTACCCTTACTCGTGCAGATCAGAGCCAGCAGCACGAAATTCGGAGAATACTTACCGAAGATGTTCTGGTATTTGGTAAAGAAAATGAGTTAGGTGTATTTGTAAACAATATCATTAATGGGGACCTTGCAAAGGAACTCTTTAAGAAAGTAAAAGAGCTTCATCCAGTCCGCCGTGTAGAAGTAATAAAGACGAAAGTAGAACTACCGAAAAGTTCTGCATAA